A single window of Leptospira wolffii serovar Khorat str. Khorat-H2 DNA harbors:
- a CDS encoding LIC10124 family lipoprotein, protein MENKSFRNILFFSLIAIIVGACSSVQRLNEPALTVQEPYFRPLGESANVFIFRESDTDYRVRKSGHELPVIAFAPISYPKSVDPKLASYFGEEFGLLWKEIKYVGVKIPAEAWSGKETLLEEAKKKDVDLLVFGKVSESDTGWTFRFQLKDPVDDSIFGEFEASFKKPVSSEESGTWTQAIFWKSSDRIISLESRQTTVPVWERKPDLSVIKESVNKSLRGSLNISSSSVDTEVFWKGKSLGNTPLTNVPVLEGIQEIQFVLKGKKPVTRTLQIRAGKKSSLFQEWEEDRTLGSAKIISVPAGLSVSIDGYKQGETPFYRSSLTPGAYQLELVKEGVDNNSLVYYEGVLDVKPDQVAEIALPYSGAGVLSDPEFWKPSGDSGFSAFGPRGLEFAKKKNLSNGWNGAYSLPFVPEELELEGYFLLPVDHKEGAVAFTFHFPGFALGLQAGKENVSVFQFPSDGKTIATYKYKDIDKDIGRPFSFRASPKEKKLFLYLGGDLVWEGNLPSGGTWSVSVLTRGEEFKEKTPLKDLKILYKGYK, encoded by the coding sequence ATGGAGAACAAATCATTTCGTAATATTCTATTCTTCTCCCTGATAGCAATCATAGTCGGCGCTTGTTCTTCCGTTCAAAGATTGAACGAACCTGCACTTACCGTTCAGGAGCCGTATTTTAGGCCATTAGGGGAATCCGCAAACGTCTTTATCTTTCGCGAGTCCGATACGGATTACCGGGTCAGAAAAAGCGGACATGAACTTCCGGTAATCGCATTCGCTCCGATCTCCTATCCGAAATCCGTGGATCCTAAACTGGCATCGTATTTCGGCGAGGAGTTCGGTTTACTCTGGAAAGAAATCAAATACGTAGGCGTCAAGATTCCGGCGGAAGCTTGGTCGGGCAAAGAAACGCTTCTGGAAGAAGCAAAGAAGAAGGATGTGGATCTGTTGGTATTCGGAAAAGTTTCCGAATCCGATACGGGTTGGACTTTCCGCTTCCAACTCAAGGATCCGGTGGACGATTCCATTTTCGGTGAGTTCGAAGCTTCTTTCAAAAAACCGGTTTCCTCTGAGGAATCCGGGACATGGACTCAGGCAATCTTTTGGAAATCTTCGGATCGTATAATTTCTTTGGAATCCCGCCAAACTACCGTGCCTGTATGGGAAAGAAAACCGGATTTATCCGTCATTAAAGAAAGCGTGAATAAATCTCTGAGAGGATCTCTAAACATCAGCTCCTCTTCCGTGGACACCGAAGTTTTTTGGAAGGGTAAGTCTTTAGGCAACACACCCTTAACTAACGTTCCCGTCTTGGAGGGAATCCAAGAAATACAATTCGTATTAAAAGGAAAGAAACCGGTAACACGGACTCTACAGATTCGTGCCGGTAAAAAAAGTTCTCTCTTTCAGGAATGGGAAGAAGATAGAACCTTGGGATCCGCGAAAATCATCAGCGTTCCGGCGGGACTTTCCGTTTCCATCGACGGATACAAACAAGGAGAAACGCCTTTCTATCGGAGTAGCTTAACTCCGGGCGCTTACCAACTCGAATTAGTAAAAGAGGGAGTGGATAATAATTCCTTAGTATATTACGAAGGCGTGTTAGATGTAAAACCGGATCAAGTCGCCGAAATCGCTCTTCCGTATTCGGGAGCAGGGGTGTTATCCGATCCGGAATTTTGGAAGCCTTCGGGGGATTCCGGCTTCTCCGCTTTCGGTCCGAGAGGTCTGGAATTCGCTAAGAAGAAGAATCTTTCCAATGGCTGGAACGGAGCCTATTCTTTGCCTTTTGTTCCGGAAGAATTGGAACTGGAAGGATACTTCCTACTTCCCGTGGACCACAAGGAAGGAGCCGTCGCGTTTACTTTTCATTTTCCCGGTTTTGCTCTAGGATTGCAGGCTGGTAAGGAAAACGTTTCGGTTTTCCAATTTCCTTCCGACGGAAAGACGATCGCTACTTACAAGTACAAAGATATCGATAAGGATATAGGCAGGCCATTCTCCTTTAGGGCCAGTCCGAAAGAAAAGAAACTATTCCTCTACCTGGGAGGAGATCTGGTCTGGGAAGGAAATCTTCCGTCCGGGGGCACTTGGAGCGTATCCGTTTTGACTCGAGGAGAAGAATTTAAGGAGAAAACTCCTCTGAAAGATCTTAAGATTCTGTATAAAGGCTATAAGTGA
- a CDS encoding MGMT family protein, whose translation MKGIPKKKTKPVVRENFYDLVFRIVKKVPKGRVTSYGRIAVLVGKPRASRAVGYALNSLKKGQEQQVPWQRVINSQGKISFRGDTRRAILQKKLLESEGVKFSKEEIVDWNLFGWP comes from the coding sequence ATGAAAGGGATTCCTAAGAAAAAAACGAAGCCAGTCGTTCGAGAAAACTTCTATGACTTAGTATTTCGGATCGTCAAAAAAGTACCTAAAGGAAGGGTCACAAGCTACGGAAGGATCGCGGTCCTCGTCGGCAAACCTAGAGCGTCGAGAGCCGTAGGTTACGCGCTGAATTCCCTAAAAAAGGGACAGGAACAGCAAGTCCCCTGGCAGAGAGTCATCAATAGCCAGGGGAAGATTTCCTTCCGAGGGGATACCCGAAGAGCCATTCTTCAGAAAAAACTTCTAGAGTCGGAAGGAGTGAAATTCTCCAAAGAAGAAATAGTGGATTGGAATCTCTTCGGCTGGCCGTAA
- the thiD gene encoding bifunctional hydroxymethylpyrimidine kinase/phosphomethylpyrimidine kinase — protein MSKPVVVTIAGSDSGGGAGIQADLKTFNATDSFGASVLTCLTAQNPDGVTGILEVDSDFLEKQIHAVFSYFPIRAVKTGMLFSEKLIRTIASLLKEYKSGSEFHLVLDPVMVATSGAKLLQDDAISSLISELIPLAGLITPNLDEAVILGAEKVNEPGKMKPAAISLSKKLNVPVLLKGGHLKNAKEALDVLAFPNGENREYSRPFVEDFNPHGTGCTYSSAIASYWAQGNSLPEAVEKARDFLHRAILQSYSAGKTKTLNHNPL, from the coding sequence GTGTCCAAGCCAGTAGTAGTCACTATCGCGGGTTCCGATTCCGGAGGAGGTGCCGGAATCCAAGCGGATTTAAAAACTTTTAACGCTACCGATTCTTTCGGAGCTTCCGTTTTAACTTGTTTGACCGCCCAGAATCCGGACGGGGTAACGGGAATTCTAGAGGTGGACTCCGACTTCTTGGAAAAGCAGATCCACGCCGTGTTCTCCTATTTTCCGATTCGCGCTGTGAAGACCGGAATGCTTTTCTCCGAGAAATTGATTCGGACCATTGCTTCTTTATTAAAAGAATATAAATCCGGATCGGAATTTCATTTGGTTCTGGATCCGGTCATGGTTGCCACAAGCGGGGCAAAGCTGCTGCAGGATGATGCAATCTCTTCCCTTATTTCCGAATTGATTCCGCTTGCAGGCCTTATCACTCCTAATCTGGACGAGGCGGTGATCTTAGGAGCGGAGAAAGTAAACGAACCTGGAAAAATGAAACCTGCGGCGATTTCTCTATCTAAAAAACTGAATGTACCCGTTTTGTTAAAGGGCGGGCATCTCAAAAATGCAAAGGAAGCTTTGGATGTTTTAGCCTTTCCAAACGGTGAAAACAGGGAATATTCCAGGCCTTTTGTGGAAGACTTCAATCCTCACGGAACAGGTTGCACTTACTCTTCCGCGATTGCCTCCTACTGGGCCCAAGGGAATTCTCTCCCGGAAGCGGTGGAGAAAGCGAGGGACTTCCTTCATAGGGCGATTCTTCAATCCTATTCAGCCGGAAAGACCAAGACTCTAAATCACAATCCTCTCTAA
- a CDS encoding thioredoxin domain-containing protein translates to MKKLPSNYILSALAAIGAVISFFLIRKYFGGQGGDGVAQALCDALSETGSCNKVSESAVSAIRNVPFFGDIPIALFGFVFYGLLAFLFVRSETQKEESVKYLLLAFYLLIVGFVIDLGLFATSVFYIDAVCGLCAATWAVTVLLLVGTYIQIRDIKDKSPAQLIPSISKEALNYVIVILGALVIGLIGGRSFTNSLVEGEHTGLSRIQKQLSDYEAAPTVSIDIKGASFQGDPNAPITIVKFADFNCGHCMHTSHILKKILRDYDGVVKVVYKNFPLDGSCNRLISSPRPEASSCVAASAAICADKQKKFPAMYDSLYKNTENQVMHTLSTVLAQAQDLKLDMNQFRSCLSSVAVKDQINHEVDEADKLQIHSTPSLFINNKPIESGTPKEEFLRALIENLIKKI, encoded by the coding sequence ATGAAAAAACTGCCATCTAATTATATTTTATCCGCTCTAGCTGCTATCGGAGCAGTCATATCCTTTTTCCTGATCCGAAAATACTTCGGCGGACAAGGCGGAGACGGGGTCGCTCAGGCCCTTTGCGATGCCTTGAGCGAAACAGGTTCTTGTAATAAGGTTTCCGAAAGTGCGGTATCCGCGATCCGCAATGTTCCGTTTTTCGGGGATATTCCCATTGCTCTTTTCGGTTTCGTTTTTTACGGACTCCTCGCTTTTCTTTTTGTCAGATCCGAAACTCAAAAAGAGGAATCCGTCAAATATCTTCTTCTCGCATTCTATCTGCTTATTGTCGGATTCGTAATCGATCTCGGGCTTTTTGCGACTTCGGTATTTTATATAGACGCGGTTTGCGGGCTTTGTGCTGCCACTTGGGCGGTTACCGTATTGCTACTTGTAGGAACTTATATCCAGATCCGAGATATTAAGGATAAGTCCCCGGCACAATTGATTCCCTCCATCTCTAAAGAAGCGCTAAATTACGTGATTGTAATATTAGGAGCCTTAGTGATTGGTTTGATAGGTGGTAGATCCTTTACGAATTCCCTTGTGGAAGGGGAACATACCGGACTCTCTCGCATCCAAAAACAACTTTCCGATTACGAGGCGGCTCCAACGGTTTCGATTGATATTAAGGGGGCCTCTTTCCAAGGAGATCCGAATGCTCCGATTACAATCGTAAAATTCGCGGATTTCAATTGCGGACACTGTATGCACACTTCCCATATTTTGAAAAAAATTCTCCGCGACTACGACGGAGTGGTAAAAGTCGTGTATAAGAACTTTCCTTTGGATGGTAGTTGCAATCGTCTTATTTCTTCTCCGAGACCGGAAGCCAGCTCTTGTGTGGCCGCCTCCGCCGCAATTTGTGCGGATAAGCAGAAAAAATTCCCGGCTATGTATGATTCCCTATACAAGAATACGGAGAATCAGGTCATGCACACTCTTTCCACGGTTCTTGCTCAGGCTCAGGATCTCAAGCTGGACATGAATCAATTCCGTTCTTGCTTGTCGTCGGTGGCCGTAAAAGATCAGATCAATCATGAAGTGGACGAGGCGGACAAGCTACAGATTCACAGCACTCCAAGTCTATTCATAAATAATAAACCGATTGAAAGCGGGACTCCCAAGGAAGAATTCCTGAGGGCCCTGATAGAAAATCTGATCAAAAAGATCTAA
- a CDS encoding sensor histidine kinase: MKIIRKFGPIFGLVLAAFLLQSALILALDLRSLDPDRISALWISLPFTTLGAIFVWIWFNKFGEEWTLSSTLSKLTVKDQEYVKYLSSLDKFKSDLIATNITDSVCEKIVKFLPNIVDPERAKIYLWREDLGKFCPYPNQEGEDHFYIFDPFLLWITEHDRIFYSEEFLENAKYLQIREHALTFSTKTKAELLVPFILNRSLLGMLVLGPKKDGKKYTHSELDKLNELRSVSVMSLSNSIFYERLIELTETLEEKVRHRTRELENAQSQLIMSEKMASLGTMVAGIAHEINTPAGVINGSAHNLESNMNYIVKNVFEIVKFARNKKLRKSFEVALLHILRERKKSQVMESKDKFRIKKDLREEMLSMGVDPGLSGEVASFLIEGDIMDVRKYIYEVLLQGDKSGYEILKHASNTSRNIKNIKYSITNIVRIVKALKYYSHLDQSKLFTSADLIEGIENTLVIMNNQLKYGVELKKNFSPIPKVVCNPDELNQVWTNLIQNANQAIRGQGVIELSVFPAGDKVIIEVQDDGPGINPAIKDRIWDPFFTTKDQGEGSGLGLGIVKGILEKHKGKITVDSVPGKTVFRVEIPLRPPEPGSESNSAEKPAV, from the coding sequence ATGAAAATCATACGCAAATTCGGACCTATTTTCGGTCTTGTTTTAGCCGCATTTCTCCTGCAATCGGCTTTGATACTCGCATTGGATCTGCGATCGCTAGATCCGGATCGTATCTCGGCCTTATGGATCAGTCTTCCTTTTACTACTCTGGGTGCCATCTTCGTTTGGATCTGGTTTAATAAATTCGGAGAAGAATGGACTCTCTCATCCACTTTATCCAAGTTAACGGTTAAAGACCAGGAGTACGTGAAGTATCTTTCTTCCCTGGATAAATTCAAAAGCGATCTAATCGCGACAAATATTACCGATAGTGTCTGCGAGAAAATCGTAAAATTTCTCCCGAACATCGTGGATCCGGAAAGGGCGAAGATCTATCTTTGGAGAGAGGATCTGGGAAAGTTTTGCCCTTATCCCAACCAGGAAGGAGAGGATCATTTTTATATTTTCGATCCGTTCCTACTCTGGATCACGGAACATGATCGGATCTTTTATTCGGAAGAATTTCTGGAAAATGCGAAGTACCTCCAGATTCGCGAACACGCTCTCACATTCTCCACCAAAACCAAGGCGGAACTACTCGTCCCCTTTATCCTAAACCGAAGCCTTCTTGGCATGCTCGTGCTCGGCCCCAAAAAGGACGGAAAGAAATATACGCACTCCGAGTTGGATAAATTAAACGAGCTCCGATCCGTTTCGGTGATGTCCCTATCCAATTCTATTTTCTACGAAAGACTTATAGAACTCACCGAGACTCTCGAAGAAAAAGTACGACATAGGACGAGAGAATTGGAGAATGCGCAATCCCAATTGATCATGTCCGAAAAAATGGCCTCCCTCGGAACCATGGTGGCGGGTATAGCCCATGAGATCAACACCCCAGCGGGAGTGATCAACGGTTCGGCTCATAATCTGGAATCGAATATGAATTATATCGTTAAGAATGTATTCGAGATCGTTAAGTTCGCCAGAAACAAGAAGTTAAGAAAATCCTTCGAGGTGGCTCTTCTTCATATTCTTAGAGAGAGAAAGAAAAGCCAGGTTATGGAATCCAAAGATAAATTCCGAATCAAAAAGGACCTTCGCGAAGAGATGTTAAGCATGGGCGTGGATCCCGGCTTATCGGGAGAAGTGGCTTCCTTTCTTATCGAAGGGGACATTATGGATGTACGGAAGTACATTTACGAAGTCTTACTTCAAGGAGACAAATCCGGTTACGAGATCCTTAAACACGCATCCAATACTAGTAGAAACATTAAGAATATAAAATATTCGATCACAAATATCGTTCGAATCGTAAAAGCACTCAAATATTACTCCCATCTAGACCAAAGCAAACTATTCACCAGTGCCGACCTGATCGAGGGAATCGAAAATACGTTGGTCATCATGAACAACCAACTGAAATACGGAGTGGAACTTAAGAAGAATTTTTCTCCGATACCGAAGGTAGTATGTAACCCGGACGAGCTGAACCAGGTATGGACCAATCTTATCCAAAATGCGAACCAAGCCATTCGAGGCCAAGGAGTCATCGAACTCTCCGTATTTCCCGCAGGAGATAAAGTGATCATAGAAGTCCAAGACGACGGCCCGGGAATCAATCCCGCGATCAAGGACAGGATCTGGGATCCGTTTTTCACTACCAAAGACCAAGGGGAAGGATCCGGATTGGGCTTGGGTATCGTTAAAGGTATTTTAGAAAAACATAAAGGCAAGATTACCGTAGATTCTGTCCCCGGTAAGACCGTATTCAGAGTGGAAATACCTTTAAGACCTCCAGAGCCGGGATCGGAATCGAATTCCGCGGAGAAGCCGGCTGTATGA
- a CDS encoding FecR domain-containing protein: MFQPKNILIFVTSLAFALAACSPKTSGDQVKADAVDAKAKIVWINGDVRIQSAEGEKKAEFGQSINPEDTILTGKNGSVEIMVANSGLVKISKESEVSVAALVSEEGADVKVNLNYGKIVTLVRKEQKNSNFRVVTPTALAGVRGTTFLTSVENPSGGKTTCAEQHCDVKFAVLEGSVAVSKVGDDSEEIVLEKNRELTLKKNQRLTEKLILSLRPESVKELKGLIVLKKNDVLEYNNLVDELKSSSEELRILSSASTVEEARTQLQKRELGKSNADEVTKAAKEVNETKYVQQDVQKEKLKLNAKETF; this comes from the coding sequence ATGTTTCAACCCAAGAACATTCTTATTTTTGTAACTTCACTGGCTTTTGCTTTAGCGGCTTGTAGCCCTAAGACCAGTGGAGACCAAGTAAAAGCCGATGCAGTAGATGCGAAGGCTAAAATCGTATGGATCAACGGAGACGTTAGGATTCAGTCCGCAGAAGGCGAAAAGAAAGCCGAATTTGGACAATCCATCAATCCGGAAGATACCATTCTAACTGGCAAAAACGGATCCGTGGAGATCATGGTCGCTAATAGCGGTCTGGTCAAGATCTCTAAAGAAAGCGAGGTTTCCGTTGCCGCTCTCGTTAGCGAAGAAGGTGCCGACGTAAAAGTGAACCTGAATTACGGAAAGATCGTAACTTTGGTTCGTAAGGAGCAAAAGAACTCCAACTTCCGTGTAGTAACTCCTACCGCTTTAGCGGGGGTTCGCGGAACCACCTTCCTGACTTCCGTGGAAAATCCTTCGGGAGGCAAAACCACCTGTGCTGAGCAGCACTGCGATGTTAAATTTGCGGTATTGGAAGGCTCTGTGGCAGTTTCCAAAGTGGGAGACGATTCCGAAGAGATCGTTCTGGAGAAGAACAGAGAGCTGACTCTTAAAAAGAACCAAAGACTCACCGAGAAATTGATTCTTTCTTTGCGTCCGGAATCCGTGAAGGAATTGAAAGGACTGATCGTCCTCAAAAAGAACGATGTTTTAGAATATAATAATCTTGTAGATGAACTCAAATCTTCCAGCGAAGAGTTGAGAATCCTCAGCTCGGCCTCAACCGTGGAAGAAGCCCGCACTCAGTTGCAAAAACGCGAATTGGGTAAATCCAATGCGGACGAAGTGACTAAAGCGGCTAAAGAGGTGAATGAGACCAAGTATGTTCAGCAAGACGTCCAAAAGGAAAAATTGAAACTGAACGCTAAGGAAACGTTCTAA
- a CDS encoding DUF885 domain-containing protein, with protein sequence MLKRAIRILIYSLPVFILVFAFIVWHTIYFRPFTLGLYYEKIFWENVLDDPETLTSLRILDSWGIRSHNRKWSDSSPEKEMERADKAKRQLEVLRSYDPSNLNEQDRIYYRAIEWDLSMAAEGEKYIYHYYPVNQLFGVQNHIPSFLASLHIVADKEDADAYISRLNGISVKIDQVLKGLEIREEQGVVPPDFILKRVIEELQNFRVKNPEENLLYKSFLKKLDKTEEITAEDKKTYLEETKKIISESIYPAYSKLESFLDRQKKQTNDKAGVWKLPDGDGFYAHVLKYHTTTSLSPEDVHTIGLNEVSRIQAEMRSIFESVGIKGGSIPNVMQELRKKPEFQFPDKPESKDEVIQAYKKILTDSIEKSKPLFPEWPRAKVEVERVPEFKQAGSAGAYYEEPSLDGKRPGVFYANLRDLKEIPKFGMNTLTYHESIPGHHLQIAWSQELTSAPRKLRTTHFTAFAEGWALYAERLAKDYDYYSDPYIDLGRLQAELFRAVRLVVDTGIHYKRWSRDQAIRYMGENTGMGPKEVASEIERYIVYPGQACSYKIGMMSFLKMREEWKAAKGNAFDIKEYHGFVLGKGSLPLEILEAASKETLNR encoded by the coding sequence GTGTTGAAAAGAGCGATCAGGATCCTAATCTATTCTCTTCCGGTCTTTATATTAGTATTCGCTTTTATAGTCTGGCATACGATCTATTTCCGTCCGTTTACCCTAGGCTTGTATTATGAAAAAATATTCTGGGAAAACGTTTTGGACGATCCGGAAACCCTTACTTCGCTGCGGATTTTGGATTCTTGGGGCATTCGTTCTCATAATCGCAAATGGTCGGACTCTTCTCCCGAAAAAGAAATGGAAAGGGCGGATAAGGCGAAGCGGCAATTGGAAGTGTTGAGGAGTTATGATCCTTCGAATCTGAACGAGCAGGATCGGATTTATTATCGAGCGATTGAATGGGATCTCTCTATGGCCGCGGAAGGGGAAAAATACATCTATCATTATTATCCGGTCAACCAACTGTTCGGAGTTCAGAATCATATCCCTTCTTTTCTGGCAAGTTTGCATATAGTCGCCGACAAGGAAGACGCGGATGCGTATATTTCTCGTCTGAACGGAATATCCGTGAAAATAGATCAGGTCCTGAAGGGTCTAGAAATCAGAGAAGAGCAAGGAGTCGTTCCTCCAGATTTCATTCTAAAGAGAGTGATAGAGGAATTACAAAACTTTCGCGTTAAGAATCCGGAAGAAAATCTCTTATATAAAAGTTTTCTAAAAAAGCTGGATAAGACCGAGGAAATAACCGCGGAGGATAAGAAAACCTATTTAGAAGAAACTAAGAAGATCATCTCGGAATCCATTTACCCGGCATATTCCAAACTCGAATCCTTCTTAGATAGGCAAAAGAAACAAACGAACGATAAGGCCGGCGTATGGAAGCTTCCCGATGGAGACGGCTTCTACGCGCATGTTCTAAAATATCATACGACGACTTCTTTGAGTCCGGAGGACGTTCATACGATCGGATTGAACGAAGTATCCAGAATCCAAGCCGAAATGAGATCCATTTTCGAGTCCGTCGGAATCAAAGGGGGGAGTATTCCGAACGTAATGCAAGAGCTGCGGAAAAAACCCGAGTTTCAATTTCCGGATAAGCCGGAAAGCAAAGATGAAGTAATCCAAGCATATAAGAAAATCTTAACGGATTCCATCGAAAAATCCAAACCATTGTTTCCGGAATGGCCGAGGGCGAAAGTGGAAGTGGAAAGGGTTCCGGAATTCAAGCAGGCTGGATCGGCAGGAGCCTATTATGAAGAGCCTAGTCTGGACGGAAAGCGCCCCGGTGTATTCTACGCAAATTTACGAGATTTGAAGGAAATTCCGAAATTCGGAATGAACACATTAACATATCATGAATCGATTCCCGGTCACCATTTGCAGATCGCATGGTCCCAAGAGCTTACCTCCGCTCCTAGAAAACTTAGAACGACTCATTTCACCGCTTTCGCGGAAGGTTGGGCCTTGTATGCCGAGAGATTAGCCAAAGATTACGATTATTATTCGGATCCTTATATAGATTTGGGAAGACTCCAGGCGGAGTTATTCAGAGCGGTTCGCCTCGTCGTGGATACCGGTATCCATTATAAGAGATGGAGTCGCGACCAAGCGATACGATATATGGGTGAGAATACCGGCATGGGGCCAAAAGAAGTGGCCTCCGAGATAGAAAGATACATCGTATATCCGGGACAAGCTTGTTCCTACAAAATCGGAATGATGTCCTTCTTAAAGATGAGAGAAGAATGGAAAGCCGCGAAAGGGAATGCCTTCGATATCAAGGAATACCACGGATTCGTATTGGGAAAAGGGTCTCTTCCCCTCGAAATCTTGGAGGCGGCTTCGAAGGAGACTCTGAATAGATAA
- the rsgA gene encoding ribosome small subunit-dependent GTPase A — protein MSMSSIPVKEFFTIARVFGAFYDLYSPERGRVRAVLRGRLRTISASERHPFVVGDLVQAMESGGEWAIEERLPRRNEILRKSKEGDAQVLCSNVDQVAVLASLKEPETKDGFLDRCLAAVYTAEVSPLIVFTKSDLVDQETILSRTKTYTDLGYDVLVVSCRTGQGLKELISKFSSKTTYLVGNSGVGKSSLVNVLSDKEMQKTSQVSLSTSKGKHTTTNSNFLMLDHNIVLIDSPGIKEWGILHLSRGKIMESFPELGKFKELCDVSDCCDAGPGCSMASALSRQSVLSLERKKSLESMLASLENPFRITRRDHLKNESKP, from the coding sequence ATGTCAATGTCATCTATTCCAGTAAAGGAGTTTTTTACGATAGCCCGAGTCTTCGGTGCTTTCTACGATTTGTATTCTCCCGAGAGAGGGAGGGTACGCGCGGTCTTACGGGGTCGTTTGAGAACCATCTCCGCATCGGAACGGCATCCGTTTGTGGTGGGAGATCTGGTCCAAGCCATGGAATCGGGAGGAGAATGGGCCATCGAGGAAAGGCTTCCCCGTAGGAATGAAATTCTACGCAAAAGCAAGGAGGGCGACGCCCAGGTTCTCTGCTCTAATGTGGACCAGGTAGCCGTGCTTGCTTCTCTCAAGGAACCGGAAACCAAGGACGGATTTTTGGATCGTTGTTTGGCTGCCGTCTATACCGCCGAGGTATCTCCTCTGATCGTATTTACGAAGTCGGATTTGGTGGACCAAGAAACGATACTTAGTCGGACAAAAACCTACACCGATCTAGGCTACGACGTATTAGTGGTTTCCTGCCGAACCGGCCAAGGTCTAAAAGAGCTGATTTCGAAGTTTTCTTCCAAAACGACATACCTCGTAGGAAATTCAGGCGTCGGAAAATCTAGTCTTGTAAACGTCTTATCCGATAAGGAGATGCAGAAGACCTCCCAGGTAAGTCTCTCCACAAGCAAGGGAAAGCATACCACTACCAATTCGAATTTTCTGATGCTGGATCATAATATTGTGTTAATTGATTCCCCCGGAATTAAGGAATGGGGTATATTGCATCTTTCTCGGGGAAAAATAATGGAAAGTTTTCCCGAGCTCGGAAAGTTTAAAGAGTTATGCGACGTTTCCGATTGTTGCGATGCCGGCCCCGGTTGCAGTATGGCATCGGCTTTGAGTCGGCAATCCGTTTTGTCGCTAGAGAGGAAGAAGAGCCTGGAATCTATGCTTGCCAGCTTGGAAAATCCGTTTAGAATCACTCGCAGGGACCATTTAAAGAATGAAAGTAAACCCTAA